The Mucilaginibacter mallensis genome has a segment encoding these proteins:
- a CDS encoding CheR family methyltransferase: MISQQGILPAPQLDELIDLIKKIHGFDFSSYSKASLKRRVLRIMQNKRLEFYDLKHILVNDQAFFQEFLDEVTVNVTEMFRDPSFYKALNSQVIPYLSTYQHIKIWSAGCSSGEEVYSLAILMREAGLSKKSFIYGTDINTEMLKEARRGIYSLKKIKSYAENYQYSGLKGSLTDHFTIMYDAATIHSELKPNTLFSIHNLVSDAIFNEFQMITCRNVFIYFETELQEKVLELFYNSLSPLGFLCMGSKETIRSDKFKKKFKVINSKENIYQKIAT, translated from the coding sequence ATGATAAGTCAACAAGGGATTTTGCCGGCACCACAATTAGATGAATTAATAGATCTGATAAAAAAAATTCATGGGTTTGATTTCTCTTCCTATTCAAAGGCATCCTTAAAACGAAGAGTGCTGAGAATAATGCAGAATAAACGACTGGAGTTTTACGATCTTAAACATATATTGGTAAATGACCAGGCTTTTTTTCAGGAGTTTTTAGATGAGGTTACCGTGAACGTTACCGAAATGTTTCGTGATCCCTCATTCTATAAAGCGCTTAACAGCCAGGTAATACCCTATTTGTCAACCTATCAGCACATTAAAATATGGAGTGCTGGTTGTTCATCGGGCGAAGAGGTTTACTCGCTGGCAATTTTAATGCGTGAAGCTGGTTTAAGTAAAAAGTCATTCATATACGGTACAGATATCAATACCGAAATGCTTAAAGAAGCACGTAGAGGGATTTATAGCCTGAAAAAGATAAAAAGTTATGCCGAAAATTATCAGTATTCGGGTTTAAAAGGATCATTGACAGATCATTTTACGATCATGTATGATGCTGCAACAATTCATAGTGAATTAAAACCAAATACATTGTTTTCAATTCATAACTTAGTATCTGATGCTATATTTAATGAGTTTCAAATGATTACATGCAGAAATGTGTTTATTTATTTTGAAACTGAATTGCAGGAGAAAGTTTTAGAACTTTTTTATAATAGTTTATCGCCGCTTGGCTTTTTGTGCATGGGTAGTAAGGAAACCATCCGGTCAGATAAATTCAAAAAGAAGTTTAAAGTAATTAATAGTAAAGAAAACATATACCAGAAAATTGCCACTTGA
- the gldC gene encoding gliding motility protein GldC produces the protein MKKRAEIKLTIDMDENNVPENIMWESTDSQNKEALPVKSMMLALWDQSYKNTLRIDLWTKDMPVDDMKRFFYETLQTMGDSFLRATGEKNIVEDLRDYCAHFADKMELTQK, from the coding sequence ATGAAAAAAAGAGCTGAAATAAAACTGACCATTGATATGGACGAAAATAATGTGCCTGAAAACATTATGTGGGAATCAACTGACTCACAGAATAAAGAGGCGCTTCCGGTTAAATCAATGATGCTGGCACTTTGGGATCAGAGCTATAAAAACACCTTACGTATTGATCTTTGGACAAAAGATATGCCTGTTGATGATATGAAACGCTTTTTTTATGAAACCCTGCAAACCATGGGCGATAGTTTTTTGCGCGCTACAGGTGAAAAAAACATAGTAGAGGACCTTAGAGATTATTGCGCCCATTTTGCGGATAAAATGGAACTAACCCAAAAATAG
- a CDS encoding response regulator → MTPVNILIVDDKEENIIALEALLKRNDIRIFSTTSPNDALKIAWDNSIAIALIDVQMPEIDGFELVDMLKSNPRTKDIMVIFVTAISKESKYVIKGLNTGAVDYLYKPLDPYITSAKVDSFIQLARHQAEMLIKNQELENFSIVVKNSADIICVVDAQSFRVQTINPTVEKILGYKPSELIHKSIIDRAIESERPAFRKKLGEIIKDNLSFSVSEFQFETFDKRTIWVECRASYKNKSIFINISDISPQKSYLEQLLKSKEAAEYGKKVKETFLANMSHELRTPVNGILGLTRMLRKTPVNEQQISMLDLLETSSRSLLEVINDILDISKIEAGKFSIIRSANNVAELVESVHKLLKFQADEKLIDLLLEVDPLIPEYLNVDSLRLNQILMNLLSNAIKFTDRGHVKLKVTVIQQHNDKVNLKFTVEDTGIGIASDKLTKIFDSFEQAEDDTSTKYGGTGLGLTIVKKLVELKGGELTFSSQIGKGSVFNFSNWYTIVNKPKPVNTDNNPHGGILQPFNDINVLVAEDNLVNQFIVSKMLTDWNVAFEIVDNGSKAIDKLRQQHYDIILMDTNMPVMNGYQAAKIIRLDFEEPKRSIPIISLSAAALDHEQEEAISAGMNDVLSKPFQATELHSKIQKLLKIKNPA, encoded by the coding sequence ATGACCCCTGTTAATATTCTTATTGTTGATGACAAGGAAGAGAACATTATTGCGCTTGAAGCATTATTGAAGCGTAATGATATTCGCATATTTTCCACTACATCGCCCAATGATGCACTGAAAATTGCCTGGGATAATAGCATTGCCATAGCATTGATTGATGTTCAAATGCCTGAAATTGATGGCTTTGAACTGGTTGATATGCTTAAATCAAACCCACGTACAAAGGATATTATGGTAATATTTGTTACCGCTATATCCAAAGAGTCGAAATACGTGATAAAGGGTTTAAATACCGGCGCTGTTGATTATTTGTACAAACCACTTGATCCATATATCACATCAGCTAAAGTAGATTCATTTATACAACTGGCCCGTCACCAGGCCGAGATGCTGATTAAAAATCAGGAGCTTGAAAATTTCTCGATCGTAGTAAAAAACTCGGCTGATATCATATGCGTGGTTGATGCGCAAAGTTTCCGTGTACAGACCATTAATCCGACGGTTGAAAAAATACTGGGTTACAAACCGTCGGAGCTTATTCATAAAAGTATTATTGATAGGGCCATAGAGAGTGAACGACCGGCATTCAGAAAGAAATTAGGTGAGATAATTAAAGATAATCTAAGCTTTTCTGTTTCCGAGTTTCAGTTTGAAACCTTTGACAAAAGAACCATATGGGTTGAGTGCCGCGCATCTTATAAAAACAAAAGTATATTTATAAATATCAGCGATATATCTCCTCAAAAAAGCTACCTGGAGCAATTGCTGAAATCAAAAGAAGCGGCTGAATATGGCAAAAAAGTAAAAGAAACCTTTTTAGCCAATATGAGCCATGAATTGCGTACACCGGTTAATGGTATACTCGGTTTAACGAGAATGCTGCGTAAAACCCCGGTTAATGAGCAACAGATAAGTATGCTTGATCTGTTGGAAACATCATCACGCTCATTGCTTGAGGTTATTAATGATATACTGGATATATCAAAAATTGAAGCCGGTAAGTTTAGTATTATACGATCTGCCAATAATGTAGCCGAATTGGTTGAATCGGTACACAAACTGCTTAAATTCCAGGCTGATGAAAAATTGATCGATTTGTTGTTGGAGGTTGATCCCTTGATTCCCGAATATTTGAATGTGGATTCGCTGCGTTTAAACCAGATATTAATGAATCTGTTAAGTAACGCCATTAAATTTACAGACAGGGGGCATGTTAAACTGAAAGTAACAGTAATACAACAGCATAATGATAAAGTTAATTTAAAATTCACTGTTGAGGATACCGGTATCGGTATAGCATCTGACAAGCTAACAAAGATTTTTGATTCATTTGAACAGGCTGAGGATGATACATCCACCAAATATGGCGGTACGGGCTTAGGGTTAACCATTGTTAAAAAACTGGTTGAACTAAAAGGCGGCGAGCTTACATTTAGCAGCCAGATAGGCAAAGGGAGCGTATTTAATTTTAGTAACTGGTATACAATAGTTAATAAACCCAAACCGGTAAATACGGACAATAATCCCCATGGAGGCATTCTGCAGCCTTTTAATGATATTAACGTTTTGGTAGCTGAAGATAATTTGGTTAACCAGTTTATTGTATCAAAAATGCTTACTGACTGGAATGTAGCCTTTGAAATAGTTGATAATGGTAGTAAGGCTATTGATAAACTGCGCCAGCAGCATTATGATATCATATTGATGGATACCAATATGCCTGTAATGAACGGCTACCAGGCTGCAAAAATAATAAGACTTGATTTTGAGGAGCCTAAGAGAAGCATTCCAATAATATCGTTATCAGCCGCCGCGCTTGATCATGAGCAGGAGGAAGCCATCTCGGCAGGGATGAATGATGTGCTGTCAAAACCATTCCAGGCTACTGAACTGCATAGTAAAATTCAAAAATTATTAAAGATTAAAAATCCAGCTTAG
- a CDS encoding DEAD/DEAH box helicase produces MAVTFEDFNFNRQILNAIADAGYTEATPIQQKAIPPILNGQDVMGIAQTGTGKTAAYVLPIIMRLKYAQGDNARAIIIAPTRELAMQIEENAKQFAAYTDLRVVSVYGGLGPKTQIELINKGVDIIVGTPGRFMDIYLAGHIVTKTLQVLVLDEADKMMDMGFMPQINRILEVVPVKRQNLLFSATMSDKIHQLSNNFLEFPTIIEVTPQATPAQTVNQHLYHVPNIKTKINLLKKLLDEPDDIKKLIVFCKTRAVAEDVYKFLLRKFGEKDVKVLHANKGQNTRINSINSFKNDEVKILVATDVASRGIDVSDVSHVINFDVPVVIEDYVHRIGRTGRAFQSGEAITFATPSEEYYVHKIEKLIRQTIPITGIPDEVFIEATPYEEKQDQAKEIDMQKRRDDPDFKGAFHEKKTLNQKLKFKAAREKAQPSSRHGKPAGAKKFRKKH; encoded by the coding sequence ATGGCTGTAACTTTTGAAGATTTTAATTTTAACCGGCAAATACTAAACGCAATTGCCGATGCCGGTTATACCGAAGCTACGCCTATACAGCAAAAAGCTATCCCGCCTATACTAAATGGGCAGGATGTAATGGGCATTGCGCAAACAGGCACAGGCAAAACCGCTGCCTATGTATTGCCCATCATCATGAGGCTGAAATATGCCCAGGGCGATAACGCGCGGGCCATTATCATAGCACCAACACGTGAGCTGGCTATGCAGATAGAGGAGAATGCAAAGCAATTTGCCGCTTATACCGATCTGCGTGTAGTATCAGTATATGGTGGCCTCGGCCCAAAAACACAGATTGAGCTTATCAATAAAGGGGTCGACATCATTGTTGGCACACCGGGCCGATTCATGGATATTTATCTGGCCGGGCATATAGTTACCAAAACTTTACAGGTTTTGGTTTTGGATGAGGCTGATAAAATGATGGACATGGGCTTTATGCCACAGATTAACCGCATACTGGAGGTGGTGCCTGTAAAAAGGCAAAACCTACTATTTTCGGCTACCATGTCTGATAAGATCCATCAGCTTTCTAATAATTTCCTGGAGTTTCCAACTATTATAGAGGTTACCCCACAGGCCACACCGGCACAAACGGTTAATCAGCATTTGTATCATGTGCCTAATATCAAAACCAAGATCAACCTGCTTAAAAAGCTGTTGGATGAACCGGATGATATTAAAAAACTGATCGTTTTTTGTAAAACCCGTGCCGTTGCTGAGGATGTATATAAATTTCTACTCCGTAAATTCGGCGAGAAGGATGTAAAGGTACTGCATGCTAATAAAGGTCAAAACACCCGTATCAATAGTATTAACTCATTTAAAAACGATGAGGTGAAAATATTGGTAGCTACTGATGTTGCTTCGCGTGGTATTGATGTGAGCGATGTGAGCCATGTTATAAACTTTGATGTGCCCGTGGTTATTGAGGATTATGTACACCGCATTGGGCGTACAGGCCGGGCTTTTCAATCGGGAGAGGCTATTACATTTGCCACGCCTTCTGAGGAATATTATGTGCATAAAATAGAGAAGCTCATCAGGCAAACCATCCCTATCACGGGTATACCTGATGAAGTTTTTATCGAGGCTACACCTTATGAAGAGAAGCAGGATCAGGCCAAAGAGATCGATATGCAAAAGCGTCGTGATGATCCTGATTTTAAAGGCGCTTTCCACGAAAAGAAAACATTGAACCAGAAATTAAAATTTAAAGCAGCGCGGGAAAAAGCGCAGCCAAGTTCAAGGCATGGCAAACCTGCCGGTGCAAAAAAGTTCAGGAAAAAGCATTAA
- a CDS encoding dihydroorotase — protein sequence MSSILIKSATIVNENKQFVADIYIKDGFIEQIGSQINKPADKLINAEGLHLLPGCIDDQVHFREPGLTHKANIYTESRAAVAGGITSFMEMPNTVPNALTQELLEQKYEIGRHNSLANYSFFMGASNDNIDEVLRTDINNVCGVKVFMGSSTGNMLVDNPKTLENIFSQSPMLVATHCEDEATIQSNLNHYKQLLGDNITVKLHPKIRSAEACYLSSSMAVELAKKHNTRLHILHISTERETHLFANNIPLKDKRITAEACIHHLWFSDEDYETKGNLIKWNPAVKKASDREGILKAVLDGHIDVIATDHAPHTIEEKALPYLQAPSGGPLVQHALPAMLQLHHEGKITLEQIAEKMAHNVAVCFQIENRGFIREGYYADLVLINLNKPWQVSKENILYKCNWSPFEGTDFQSKVIHTIVSGNLAYSEGVIIDNLPGKRLTFDRY from the coding sequence ATGAGTTCTATCCTGATAAAATCCGCCACTATAGTTAATGAAAACAAGCAATTTGTTGCCGATATCTACATAAAAGATGGCTTTATTGAGCAGATCGGTAGCCAGATTAATAAACCTGCAGATAAGCTCATCAATGCCGAGGGCTTACATTTGCTGCCCGGTTGTATCGACGACCAGGTGCATTTCCGCGAGCCGGGATTAACGCACAAAGCAAATATTTATACAGAATCGCGGGCGGCTGTTGCGGGGGGTATTACCTCTTTTATGGAGATGCCTAATACTGTCCCTAACGCTTTAACACAGGAACTGCTCGAACAAAAATATGAGATAGGCCGCCATAACTCTTTGGCTAACTACTCATTTTTCATGGGCGCCAGTAATGATAATATTGATGAAGTATTGCGCACCGATATCAATAATGTTTGCGGCGTAAAGGTATTCATGGGTTCATCAACTGGTAATATGCTGGTGGATAATCCTAAAACATTGGAAAATATATTCTCACAATCTCCCATGCTGGTGGCTACGCATTGCGAGGATGAGGCAACTATCCAAAGTAATTTAAATCATTACAAGCAATTATTGGGCGATAATATCACGGTTAAGCTTCACCCTAAGATACGCAGTGCCGAAGCTTGTTATCTGTCATCATCAATGGCGGTTGAATTGGCTAAAAAGCATAATACAAGGCTGCATATTCTACATATATCAACTGAAAGAGAAACACACCTGTTTGCGAATAATATCCCGTTAAAAGATAAAAGGATAACTGCTGAGGCTTGTATCCATCATTTATGGTTTAGTGATGAAGATTATGAAACCAAAGGCAACCTGATAAAGTGGAACCCTGCAGTAAAAAAAGCCAGCGACCGTGAAGGCATCCTAAAAGCAGTTTTAGATGGCCATATTGATGTTATAGCTACCGACCATGCACCACATACAATTGAAGAAAAGGCATTGCCTTACTTACAAGCACCATCTGGCGGCCCATTGGTACAGCATGCATTGCCGGCAATGCTTCAACTACATCATGAAGGCAAGATCACACTTGAGCAAATAGCCGAAAAGATGGCACATAATGTGGCCGTATGCTTCCAGATAGAAAACCGTGGTTTTATACGTGAAGGATATTATGCGGATTTGGTGTTGATTAATTTAAACAAGCCATGGCAGGTAAGTAAAGAAAACATTCTTTACAAATGCAACTGGAGCCCTTTTGAAGGCACTGATTTTCAATCTAAAGTAATACATACAATTGTGTCAGGTAATTTAGCTTATAGTGAGGGTGTTATAATTGATAATTTACCGGGTAAAAGGTTGACTTTTGATAGGTATTAA
- a CDS encoding response regulator, producing MLKLSFRNQVLAGFAVSIVLVFLVAIFSYLSITQLEQDQAKVEHSEQLIHTSRDVLQKLIDAETGMRGFVATDKPIFLDPYKAALPVIKTNIDKLKALSVQSPHQQKNLDSLYLLTNKQLELIKNNIDVRDVVGLPYMGQHDMLLNGKKTMDDIRTTIDRINTREDVELAQGRAKTQSAANYTIVTIFIGSFIFLAIIIVLFIYIQKTFDRQKKIEEEVRVTNIELEKVLAENEAKNWLLTGTGLINEKIQGQQSEKELAKNILAEVCHYTSAVTGTFYLYNEAEERLELYAAYAFHDLSALKKSIKLKEGWIGQAAENRKEAIVKGKLNDAMSLQSSIISEALVESLIVPFFFDKQLKGVIEIAFNGDLDNKSRDYILAVANDIGIAVNTAQARTIMHDLFEETQQQAEELEAQQEEMRVTNEELMNKTEMLEASEEELRTQQEELRAINAELEEKASLLEEKNQAIEEARKSIDIKVQELETTGKYKSEFLANMSHELRTPLNSILVLARILKDNKPLNLSEDQIKYASVIFNAGNDLLTLINDILDLSKIESGKLEMQNEQVKITDILKDMEMLFAEVASHKNITFNNSVGNVPKLIFTDKVRVEQVIKNLLSNAFKFTPEKGTISVNVVPGPIEKTLSFCIKDTGVGIPKDKQKVIFEAFQQADGSTSRKYGGTGLGLSISRELTTLLGGVITLTSEPGVGSEFILTIPFEAKQVPVVEEDLLPTVETFNAKPEFLKPALKKARAEDRDPLVVIVEDDKNFANILHDYSRDHGYKSVMVNEGTNAVEIIKEHMPDAVILDIMLPGKDGWQILKELKQSEDTMHIPVHLMSAGDAAANRVRREGAISFLKKPIDTGTLDKLFTDIMLQSGAKFKQILLVEDHKAQSQALKDMMEGQGITVDQAFDGESAFRMLHENEYQCVILDLNLPDISGLDLLDKIKGVDRFIELPVIINTAMELDKISVNRLMHYANAMVVKTSKSSDRLIDEVNLFLNKISEASSKGAVIPNAKAKVMNKGKDALKGKKVLIVDDDMRNIFALSSALESYDFVVEIANDGEEAIAKLEQINDIDIVLMDIMMPKMDGYEATRYIRKQNKWAKLPVIALTAKAMKDDREKCIAAGANDYITKPVDIDRLIALMQLWLGS from the coding sequence ATGTTAAAACTGTCTTTCCGCAACCAGGTATTAGCTGGGTTTGCAGTATCCATAGTTCTGGTTTTTTTAGTCGCTATTTTTTCCTATCTAAGTATAACGCAATTAGAGCAGGACCAGGCTAAAGTTGAGCATAGTGAACAATTGATCCATACCTCACGGGACGTTTTACAAAAACTGATAGATGCTGAAACTGGCATGCGAGGTTTTGTAGCCACGGATAAGCCTATTTTTCTTGATCCTTATAAAGCAGCGCTTCCGGTTATTAAGACAAATATTGATAAATTAAAAGCATTATCGGTACAAAGTCCGCATCAGCAAAAAAATCTTGATTCACTTTATCTGTTGACCAATAAGCAATTAGAGCTTATCAAAAATAATATTGATGTAAGGGATGTTGTAGGGTTACCGTATATGGGGCAACATGATATGTTGCTGAACGGTAAGAAGACAATGGATGACATCCGTACCACTATAGATAGGATAAATACACGGGAAGACGTGGAACTTGCCCAGGGGCGTGCAAAAACACAGAGTGCTGCAAACTATACTATTGTAACTATATTTATTGGCTCATTTATTTTCCTGGCTATTATTATTGTATTATTCATCTACATACAAAAAACCTTTGATCGGCAGAAAAAGATAGAAGAAGAGGTACGGGTTACCAACATCGAGCTTGAGAAAGTTTTAGCTGAAAACGAGGCCAAAAACTGGCTGCTTACCGGTACTGGACTCATTAATGAGAAAATACAGGGCCAGCAAAGCGAAAAAGAGCTTGCTAAAAATATCCTTGCCGAAGTATGCCATTATACAAGTGCGGTAACAGGAACATTTTATTTATATAATGAAGCTGAAGAACGTTTGGAGCTATATGCGGCATACGCATTCCATGATTTGAGCGCCTTAAAAAAATCAATCAAACTAAAAGAAGGCTGGATTGGCCAGGCAGCTGAAAACAGGAAAGAAGCGATTGTAAAAGGCAAATTGAATGACGCCATGTCGCTGCAAAGCTCAATTATAAGTGAGGCCCTTGTTGAGAGTTTGATTGTGCCTTTCTTTTTTGATAAGCAGTTAAAGGGGGTTATTGAGATAGCTTTTAATGGTGACCTTGATAACAAGAGCCGTGATTATATTTTGGCTGTTGCCAATGATATTGGTATAGCTGTTAATACCGCGCAGGCACGCACCATAATGCACGATCTGTTTGAAGAAACCCAGCAGCAGGCCGAAGAACTGGAAGCACAGCAGGAAGAAATGCGTGTTACCAACGAAGAACTGATGAACAAAACAGAAATGTTGGAAGCATCAGAAGAAGAGTTGAGGACACAGCAGGAAGAATTGCGCGCCATCAACGCCGAACTGGAAGAAAAAGCAAGCTTGTTGGAAGAAAAGAACCAGGCCATTGAAGAAGCCCGTAAATCTATTGATATAAAGGTTCAGGAACTGGAGACTACCGGCAAGTATAAATCGGAGTTTTTGGCCAATATGAGCCACGAACTGCGTACACCGCTTAATAGTATATTGGTGCTGGCGCGGATCTTAAAAGATAATAAGCCACTAAATCTTTCTGAAGACCAGATAAAATATGCCAGTGTAATTTTCAATGCCGGTAATGACTTGCTTACGCTGATCAATGATATCCTCGATCTTTCAAAAATTGAATCGGGTAAGCTGGAGATGCAGAACGAACAGGTAAAAATAACCGACATATTAAAAGATATGGAGATGTTGTTTGCTGAAGTAGCATCGCACAAAAACATCACATTTAACAATAGTGTTGGTAATGTGCCTAAGTTGATATTTACCGATAAGGTGAGGGTTGAGCAGGTAATTAAAAATCTGCTTTCAAATGCTTTTAAATTCACGCCCGAAAAAGGAACAATAAGTGTAAATGTTGTACCCGGTCCAATTGAAAAAACACTTAGCTTTTGTATAAAAGACACGGGTGTAGGTATACCAAAAGACAAACAAAAAGTAATATTCGAAGCATTTCAGCAAGCCGATGGTTCAACAAGCCGCAAGTATGGTGGTACCGGTTTGGGCTTGTCTATTAGTCGTGAATTAACCACATTACTTGGCGGGGTAATTACTTTAACAAGCGAGCCGGGTGTAGGTAGTGAATTTATACTAACTATTCCTTTTGAGGCTAAGCAAGTACCGGTAGTGGAGGAAGACCTGTTGCCAACTGTGGAAACCTTTAATGCTAAGCCTGAATTCCTGAAACCGGCGTTAAAGAAAGCAAGAGCAGAAGATAGGGACCCACTGGTAGTTATTGTTGAGGATGATAAAAACTTCGCTAATATTTTGCATGATTATTCTCGCGATCATGGTTATAAATCGGTAATGGTAAATGAAGGCACCAATGCTGTTGAGATCATCAAAGAGCATATGCCTGATGCTGTAATTCTGGATATTATGTTGCCTGGAAAAGATGGCTGGCAGATACTAAAAGAGTTAAAGCAATCAGAAGATACCATGCATATCCCTGTTCACTTAATGTCGGCAGGAGATGCGGCAGCTAACCGTGTGCGCCGTGAAGGTGCTATAAGCTTCCTTAAAAAACCGATAGACACAGGTACACTTGATAAGCTCTTTACAGATATAATGCTACAAAGCGGCGCTAAATTCAAGCAGATATTGTTGGTTGAAGATCATAAGGCGCAGAGCCAGGCCCTGAAGGATATGATGGAAGGGCAGGGTATAACTGTTGACCAGGCCTTTGATGGCGAATCGGCATTCAGGATGCTGCATGAGAACGAGTACCAGTGTGTTATTCTTGACCTAAATTTGCCGGATATATCAGGCCTTGATTTGCTGGATAAAATAAAAGGGGTTGATCGCTTTATTGAACTGCCGGTTATCATCAATACCGCCATGGAACTTGATAAAATATCGGTTAACAGGCTGATGCATTACGCAAACGCTATGGTGGTAAAAACAAGTAAATCATCAGACAGGTTAATTGATGAAGTAAACCTTTTCCTGAATAAAATTAGTGAAGCAAGCAGCAAGGGGGCAGTAATACCTAACGCAAAAGCCAAGGTAATGAATAAGGGTAAAGACGCTTTAAAAGGTAAAAAAGTACTGATCGTAGATGATGATATGCGTAATATATTTGCCTTGAGCAGTGCATTGGAAAGCTATGATTTTGTAGTTGAAATTGCTAACGACGGGGAAGAAGCTATTGCCAAATTAGAGCAGATAAATGACATTGATATAGTGTTGATGGATATTATGATGCCAAAAATGGATGGTTATGAAGCTACCAGATATATACGTAAGCAAAACAAATGGGCCAAATTACCTGTAATAGCTTTAACAGCTAAAGCAATGAAAGACGACCGTGAAAAATGTATAGCAGCCGGAGCTAATGATTATATTACAAAACCGGTTGACATAGATAGGTTGATAGCATTGATGCAGTTGTGGTTAGGAAGCTAA
- a CDS encoding methylated-DNA--[protein]-cysteine S-methyltransferase, translating into MDNHSLNQPNQLATNIAYYQTPVGVARIIAEDEFIASISIRDEEIEVTSTGDPLLLKAMQQLDEYFAGKRKEFDLPIKQHGTPFQQEVWQQLLQIDYGTTITYGQQSKLMNNPLGIRAIAAANGKNNLWIVVPCHRVIGADGSLTGYAGGLWRKKWLLEHEARIMGTGQTKLDF; encoded by the coding sequence ATGGACAACCACTCACTTAATCAACCCAATCAACTAGCAACCAACATTGCTTACTACCAAACCCCTGTTGGCGTTGCACGCATTATCGCTGAAGATGAGTTTATTGCATCCATATCTATCCGTGATGAAGAAATTGAGGTTACGTCAACGGGTGATCCGCTATTATTAAAAGCCATGCAACAACTGGATGAGTATTTTGCCGGCAAGCGTAAAGAATTTGACCTGCCTATTAAGCAGCATGGTACACCTTTTCAACAGGAAGTTTGGCAGCAATTGCTCCAAATTGATTACGGCACAACCATAACTTACGGGCAGCAATCTAAACTAATGAATAATCCTTTAGGTATAAGAGCCATCGCGGCAGCAAATGGTAAAAACAACCTGTGGATAGTAGTGCCCTGCCACCGCGTTATTGGCGCTGATGGCAGTTTAACCGGCTATGCAGGCGGTTTGTGGCGCAAAAAATGGTTACTGGAACACGAAGCCCGTATTATGGGCACGGGACAAACTAAGCTGGATTTTTAA
- a CDS encoding chemotaxis protein CheB translates to MKNFEANLNKAVIIVIHRKKNFFSEIEKLFADNSRMSLKEISDKELIKENTIFIAPANYHTLIEKEKCFGLDVSEAIWYSRPSIDVTFESAADVYKNNCTAILFSGANQDGAEGLLKLRDCGSLTIVQDPVDAEMTQMPYAAIEIKAADYILRTTDIFELLKTQ, encoded by the coding sequence GTGAAAAATTTTGAAGCAAATCTTAATAAAGCTGTAATTATAGTTATTCACAGAAAAAAGAATTTCTTCAGTGAAATTGAAAAACTGTTTGCAGATAACAGCCGTATGTCCCTCAAAGAAATTAGTGATAAGGAGTTAATAAAGGAAAATACAATATTTATAGCTCCTGCCAACTATCACACTTTAATTGAAAAAGAAAAGTGTTTTGGATTGGACGTTTCAGAAGCTATATGGTATTCAAGGCCATCAATTGATGTAACCTTTGAAAGCGCTGCTGATGTATATAAGAATAATTGTACAGCAATACTATTTTCAGGTGCAAATCAGGATGGTGCGGAGGGTTTGCTAAAACTCCGGGATTGCGGATCACTAACAATTGTGCAGGACCCCGTGGATGCAGAAATGACCCAGATGCCATATGCAGCAATTGAAATTAAGGCGGCCGACTATATTTTGCGTACAACCGATATCTTTGAACTTTTAAAAACACAATAA